From a single Triplophysa rosa linkage group LG17, Trosa_1v2, whole genome shotgun sequence genomic region:
- the dennd2da gene encoding DENN/MADD domain containing 2Da isoform X1: MTSPRGTWIFSSMRSKTRPSQDEGENNFRRRLFSSFRGERQRSKGAEDDGTTDIEKRRALSDGGIETSKGVFLPGEDQDQELGAMKRFSSMFSSFRGKISKDRASKEPDLLVSTELSPVEEKSKEQRYASGQFFFEYLVVVTPKLTKEGTYEPQIIYQFPKKDGMVRFQKEEEEKTLKALKLFCFPEGVNWAPLTEYCSETFSFVLTDVDGSRKNGYCRRLLPYGKGARPPEAYCIISNVACFGLFSNIFDEVEKRRKISMAMIYPFMQSLRESAFPAPGHTVSIKSFIPERGTETISLTRPTDSWLEHVDFRTLFNCLSDEEVLLVFAATVLERRIIFIAEELGTLSQVIHAVAVLLYPFIWQHTLISIIPEILIDVVMAPTPYLLGVQKRLADQVTDQTEVLVVDLSEDRKETFIKCMGDEDTILPHKLKEEIRQALGAKNDKSSLEELNQVVPEAFLPFFIKTVGHFAKHIVRNDKDKQGEFQPRNFCKAIESKSTRRFVKKFVQTQMFDLFIQEVEQRPASQDGTGFFERKIAEYQKKMRERAKKH, translated from the exons ATGACATCACCCAGGGGAACCTGGATTTTCTCTTCCATGCGTTCTAAGA CCAGACCGTCGCAGGATGAAGGGGAGAATAATTTCAGGAGGCGTTTATTTTCCTCTTTCAGAGGTGAACGAC AAAGATCTAAAGGAGCAGAAGACGATGGTACGACAGACATAGAAAAGAGACGGGCTTTATCAGATGGAGGAATTGAGACCAGCAAAG GTGTCTTCCTTCCAGGTGAAGATCAAGACCAAGAGTTGGGAGCCATGAAGAGGTTCAGTAGTATGTTCTCATCCTTCCGTGGGAAAATCAGCAAAGACA GAGCTTCCAAGGAACCAGACCTACTTGTTAGCACAGAGCTTTCTCCCGTTGAAGAAAAGTCAAAAGAGCAGCGCTACGCCAGTGGGCAGTTTTTCTTCGAGTATCTGGTGGTGGTTACTCCTAAACTGACAAAAGAGGGGACGTATGAACCACAGATCATCTACCAGTTCCCTAAG AAGGATGGAATGGTCCGATTTCAAAAGGAGGAGGAAGAGAAGACCTTAAAGGCTCTCAAACTCTTTTGCTTTCCAGAGGGTGTTAACTGGGCCCCTTTGACAGAATATTGCAG TGAAACATTCTCTTTCGTGCTTACAGATGTTGATGGAAGCAGAAAGAACGGATACTGTAGGAGGCTGCTG CCTTATGGGAAGGGAGCTCGTCCACCTGAAGCATACTGTATCATCAGTAATGTAGCCTGCTTTGGACTTTTTTCCAAT ATCTTTGATGAGGTGGAGAAGCGCAGAAAGATCTCCATGGCCATGATCTATCCATTTATGCAGAGCCTAAGAGAGTCTGCTTTTCCTGCTCCCGGACACACCGTTAGCATCAAGAGCTTCATTCCAGAGAGAGGCACAGAG ACCATCAGTTTAACTCGTCCGACAGATTCCTGGCTGGAGCACGTGGATTTCCGCACATTGTTCAATTGCCTGTCGGATGAGGAGGTGCTCCTGGTGTTTGCTGCTACTGTACTAGAGAGAAGAATCATCTTCATCGCTGAGGAGCTTGG AACGTTATCTCAGGTGATCCACGCGGTGGCTGTTCTCTTGTATCCCTTCATCTGGCAGCACACGCTCATATCCATCATTCCGGAGATCCTCATCGATGTCGTCATGGCACCCACACCATACCTGCTGGGTGTCCAGAAACGCCTGGCAGATCAGGTCACTGACCAGACAGAG GTGCTTGTTGTTGACTTGTCAGAAGACAGAAAGGAGACATTTATCAAGTGT ATGGGAGATGAGGACACAATATTACCTCACAAACTCAAAGAGGAAATCAGACAGGCCCTCGGTGCCAAAAACGACAAATCAA GTCTTGAGGAGTTGAACCAAGTGGTCCCAGAAGCTTTTTTGCCGTTCTTTATCAAGACCGTCGGCCACTTCGCCAAGCACATCGTGCGGAACGACAAGGACAAGCAGGGCGAGTTCCAGCCGAGGAATTTCTGTAAAGCTATAGAGTCTAAAAGCACACGTCGATTTGTAAAGAAGTTCGTACAGACACAGATGTTCGACCTCTTCATTCAGGAGGTGGAGCAGAGACCCGCATCACAGGACGGCACAG GGTTTTTTGAGAGAAAGATCGCTGAATACCAGAAAAAGATGAGAGAGAGGGCAAAGAAACATTAG
- the dennd2da gene encoding DENN/MADD domain containing 2Da isoform X2, whose translation MNGVTLSSVKRRVKKTKPAAKHRSVFLPGEDQDQELGAMKRFSSMFSSFRGKISKDRASKEPDLLVSTELSPVEEKSKEQRYASGQFFFEYLVVVTPKLTKEGTYEPQIIYQFPKKDGMVRFQKEEEEKTLKALKLFCFPEGVNWAPLTEYCSETFSFVLTDVDGSRKNGYCRRLLPYGKGARPPEAYCIISNVACFGLFSNIFDEVEKRRKISMAMIYPFMQSLRESAFPAPGHTVSIKSFIPERGTETISLTRPTDSWLEHVDFRTLFNCLSDEEVLLVFAATVLERRIIFIAEELGTLSQVIHAVAVLLYPFIWQHTLISIIPEILIDVVMAPTPYLLGVQKRLADQVTDQTEVLVVDLSEDRKETFIKCMGDEDTILPHKLKEEIRQALGAKNDKSSLEELNQVVPEAFLPFFIKTVGHFAKHIVRNDKDKQGEFQPRNFCKAIESKSTRRFVKKFVQTQMFDLFIQEVEQRPASQDGTGFFERKIAEYQKKMRERAKKH comes from the exons ATGAACGGAGTGACTCTATCTAGTGTAAAAAGAAGAGTAAAGAAGACAAAACCCGCCGCCAAACACCGGA GTGTCTTCCTTCCAGGTGAAGATCAAGACCAAGAGTTGGGAGCCATGAAGAGGTTCAGTAGTATGTTCTCATCCTTCCGTGGGAAAATCAGCAAAGACA GAGCTTCCAAGGAACCAGACCTACTTGTTAGCACAGAGCTTTCTCCCGTTGAAGAAAAGTCAAAAGAGCAGCGCTACGCCAGTGGGCAGTTTTTCTTCGAGTATCTGGTGGTGGTTACTCCTAAACTGACAAAAGAGGGGACGTATGAACCACAGATCATCTACCAGTTCCCTAAG AAGGATGGAATGGTCCGATTTCAAAAGGAGGAGGAAGAGAAGACCTTAAAGGCTCTCAAACTCTTTTGCTTTCCAGAGGGTGTTAACTGGGCCCCTTTGACAGAATATTGCAG TGAAACATTCTCTTTCGTGCTTACAGATGTTGATGGAAGCAGAAAGAACGGATACTGTAGGAGGCTGCTG CCTTATGGGAAGGGAGCTCGTCCACCTGAAGCATACTGTATCATCAGTAATGTAGCCTGCTTTGGACTTTTTTCCAAT ATCTTTGATGAGGTGGAGAAGCGCAGAAAGATCTCCATGGCCATGATCTATCCATTTATGCAGAGCCTAAGAGAGTCTGCTTTTCCTGCTCCCGGACACACCGTTAGCATCAAGAGCTTCATTCCAGAGAGAGGCACAGAG ACCATCAGTTTAACTCGTCCGACAGATTCCTGGCTGGAGCACGTGGATTTCCGCACATTGTTCAATTGCCTGTCGGATGAGGAGGTGCTCCTGGTGTTTGCTGCTACTGTACTAGAGAGAAGAATCATCTTCATCGCTGAGGAGCTTGG AACGTTATCTCAGGTGATCCACGCGGTGGCTGTTCTCTTGTATCCCTTCATCTGGCAGCACACGCTCATATCCATCATTCCGGAGATCCTCATCGATGTCGTCATGGCACCCACACCATACCTGCTGGGTGTCCAGAAACGCCTGGCAGATCAGGTCACTGACCAGACAGAG GTGCTTGTTGTTGACTTGTCAGAAGACAGAAAGGAGACATTTATCAAGTGT ATGGGAGATGAGGACACAATATTACCTCACAAACTCAAAGAGGAAATCAGACAGGCCCTCGGTGCCAAAAACGACAAATCAA GTCTTGAGGAGTTGAACCAAGTGGTCCCAGAAGCTTTTTTGCCGTTCTTTATCAAGACCGTCGGCCACTTCGCCAAGCACATCGTGCGGAACGACAAGGACAAGCAGGGCGAGTTCCAGCCGAGGAATTTCTGTAAAGCTATAGAGTCTAAAAGCACACGTCGATTTGTAAAGAAGTTCGTACAGACACAGATGTTCGACCTCTTCATTCAGGAGGTGGAGCAGAGACCCGCATCACAGGACGGCACAG GGTTTTTTGAGAGAAAGATCGCTGAATACCAGAAAAAGATGAGAGAGAGGGCAAAGAAACATTAG
- the LOC130567794 gene encoding DNA damage-regulated autophagy modulator protein 2: MCWFRRGLCVLPAALVIWSSATLLLSYATAVVLGHADLIIPYISDTGTEVPERCVFGFMLSISAFLGLGTMYVRYKQVQALISASESGLQLMNYTGLLLGIFSSVAMCVVANFQKTDIISVHLLGAGLTFGPGTLYILVQNAMSYRMQPRFHGKDILWARMAVASWSLISIITLFISSVLMYDALPGVDVAKKLHWRPGERGFVAHHVSAASEWSLAFSFISFFLTYIHDFQKINLRVQPVLHSNHLYYDYPHYEGRECVHHGERSPLLAGTI; the protein is encoded by the exons ATGTGCTGGTTCAGACGAGGGCTCTGCGTTCTCCCCGCGGCTCTGGTCATCTGGTCGTCCGCTACATTACTCCTCTCGTATGCCACAGCGGTCGTGCTGGGACACGCTGACCTGATCATTCCGTACATCAG TGACACGGGCACTGAGGTTCCTGAACGATGTGTGTTCGGCTTCATGCTCTCAATCTCGGCTTTCTTGG GCTTGGGCACAATGTATGTGCGATATAAACAAGTTCAGGCTTTGATATCGGCATCGGAGTCTGGTTTACAGCTGATGAACTACACTGGTCTTCTTCTGGGCATCTTCAGCTCTGTAGCGATGTGTGTTGTCGCCAACTTCCAG AAAACAGATATAATATCTGTACACCTCTTGGGGGCGGGGCTGACCTTTGGCCCAGGGACATTGTATATCCTGGTTCAGAATGCTATGTCCTACCGCATGCAACCACGTTTCCATGGCAAAGATATTCTATGGGCACGTATGGCAGTTGCATCGTGGTCTCTCATTAGCATAATAACAT TATTCATATCCTCGGTGTTAATGTACGATGCCCTGCCTGGTGTGGACGTGGCCAAGAAGTTACACTGGCGGCCGGGAGAGAGA GGTTTCGTAGCTCATCATGTAAGCGCTGCATCTGAATGGTCTCTGGCGTTCTCCTTCATCAGCTTCTTTCTCACATATATACATGATTTTCAG AAAATTAATTTGCGGGTTCAGCCTGTTCTTCACAGTAACCATCTTTATTATGACTATCCTCACTATGAAGGGAGGGAGTGTGTCCACCATGGAGAACGTTCACCCCTGTTGGCTGGCACCATCTGA